A window of Aeromicrobium sp. A1-2 contains these coding sequences:
- a CDS encoding extracellular solute-binding protein, which translates to MRITSHYRTRGFGAVLASSALVVLAACGGSSSDGDTAAVDKLGATEGKVSILAWPGYVEDGSNDPEVDWVSAFEKDTKCEVTSKTYGTSDEAFNLAKTGDYDVVVASGDLTARMVASKEAVEINTDLIPNYANVFGFLKDKEWNTFDGKNYGVPHGYGANLLMYNEDEVSPAPTSWSAVFDPAEMAKYKGKITAYDSPIYIADAALYLMKTQPELKIENPYALDQKQFDATVDLLKGQRANVGEYWSDYLKEISAFESGDSVIGTTWQVIVNSVEKAKVKAILPEEGATGWSDTWMISSKAKNPNCAYKWLDYIESPKANAQATEYFGEAPNSQEACDFASDASFCDTYKAGDEEFASKLWYWRTPVAECLDGRDVTCMDYSQWTKAWTEIKG; encoded by the coding sequence ATGAGGATCACATCCCACTACCGCACGAGGGGCTTCGGCGCTGTGCTCGCCAGCAGTGCGCTCGTCGTGCTCGCCGCGTGCGGCGGCAGCAGCTCCGACGGCGACACCGCGGCCGTCGACAAGCTGGGAGCGACCGAGGGCAAGGTGTCGATCCTCGCGTGGCCCGGCTACGTCGAGGACGGCAGCAACGATCCCGAGGTCGACTGGGTCAGTGCGTTCGAGAAGGACACCAAGTGCGAGGTCACCTCCAAGACCTACGGCACCTCGGACGAGGCGTTCAACCTGGCCAAGACCGGTGACTACGACGTCGTCGTCGCCTCGGGCGACCTGACCGCGCGGATGGTGGCCTCCAAGGAGGCCGTCGAGATCAACACCGATCTGATCCCGAACTACGCCAACGTCTTCGGCTTCCTCAAGGACAAGGAGTGGAACACCTTCGACGGCAAGAACTACGGCGTTCCGCACGGCTACGGCGCCAACCTGCTGATGTACAACGAGGACGAGGTCAGTCCAGCACCGACGTCGTGGTCGGCGGTCTTTGATCCGGCCGAGATGGCCAAGTACAAGGGCAAGATCACGGCGTACGACTCACCGATCTACATCGCGGACGCCGCGCTGTACCTCATGAAGACCCAGCCCGAGCTCAAGATCGAGAACCCCTACGCGCTTGACCAGAAGCAGTTCGACGCGACCGTCGACCTGCTCAAGGGGCAGCGGGCCAACGTCGGCGAGTACTGGTCGGACTACCTCAAGGAGATCTCGGCATTCGAGAGCGGCGACTCGGTCATCGGCACGACGTGGCAGGTCATCGTCAACTCGGTCGAGAAGGCCAAGGTCAAGGCGATCCTCCCCGAGGAGGGCGCCACCGGCTGGTCGGACACCTGGATGATCTCGTCCAAGGCCAAGAACCCCAACTGTGCGTACAAGTGGCTCGACTACATCGAGTCGCCGAAGGCCAACGCGCAGGCGACGGAGTACTTCGGCGAGGCGCCGAACAGCCAGGAGGCGTGTGACTTCGCGAGTGACGCATCGTTCTGCGACACCTACAAGGCCGGCGACGAGGAGTTCGCGTCGAAGCTCTGGTACTGGCGTACGCCGGTTGCCGAGTGCCTCGACGGTCGCGATGTGACCTGCATGGACTACTCGCAGTGGACCAAGGCCTGGACAGAGATCAAGGGCTAG
- a CDS encoding ABC transporter ATP-binding protein encodes MAVSTSAATSPTPAAAPGTAISLRGLNKHFGDVRAVDGVDLDIADGEFFSMLGPSGSGKTTVLRLIAGFEQATAGSIELAGQDVTTKAPFDRNVNTVFQDYALFPHMSVLDNVAYGLRVRGIKKAARRLQAAEALDTVQLGHLAERRPGQLSGGQRQRVALARSIVVRPKVLLLDEPLGALDLKLREQMQVELKQLQRDLGITFVFVTHDQEEALTLSDRIAVFNEGRIVQLGTPREIYERPSSEYVASFVGTSNIFDAASASRLLGRTGPHALRPEKIILSATAPAEVGEGTIRAEGVVVESIYIGTGHRVHVRLDDGTSLVALEQSTGSRSDEERGGRVVATWSLTDLVPLT; translated from the coding sequence ATGGCCGTCAGCACCTCCGCCGCCACGAGTCCGACTCCTGCCGCGGCACCGGGCACTGCGATCTCGCTGCGTGGACTGAACAAGCACTTCGGTGACGTCCGGGCCGTCGACGGCGTCGACCTGGACATCGCCGACGGCGAGTTCTTCTCGATGCTCGGCCCGTCGGGCTCGGGCAAGACCACCGTCCTGAGGCTCATCGCGGGCTTCGAGCAGGCCACCGCCGGATCGATCGAGCTGGCCGGCCAGGACGTCACGACCAAGGCTCCGTTCGACCGGAACGTCAACACGGTGTTCCAGGACTACGCGTTGTTTCCGCACATGAGTGTGTTGGACAACGTCGCGTACGGACTGCGGGTCCGGGGCATCAAGAAGGCCGCCCGGCGTCTCCAGGCGGCAGAGGCGCTCGACACGGTTCAGCTCGGGCACCTTGCGGAGCGTCGTCCCGGGCAGCTCTCGGGTGGGCAGCGACAGCGCGTGGCCCTGGCCCGCTCGATCGTCGTGCGCCCCAAGGTCCTGCTGCTCGACGAGCCGCTGGGCGCCCTGGACCTCAAGCTGCGCGAGCAGATGCAGGTCGAGCTCAAGCAGCTGCAGCGGGATCTCGGGATCACCTTCGTGTTCGTGACGCACGACCAGGAGGAGGCGCTGACCCTCAGCGATCGCATCGCGGTCTTCAACGAGGGTCGGATCGTGCAGCTCGGCACCCCGCGGGAGATCTATGAGCGGCCGTCCTCGGAGTACGTCGCGTCGTTCGTCGGCACGTCCAACATCTTCGACGCTGCCAGCGCGTCCCGACTGCTCGGCCGGACGGGTCCGCACGCGCTGCGTCCCGAGAAGATCATTCTGAGTGCCACCGCCCCGGCCGAGGTCGGGGAGGGCACGATCCGGGCCGAGGGCGTGGTCGTCGAGTCGATCTACATCGGCACGGGGCACCGCGTCCACGTCCGGCTCGACGACGGGACCAGCCTCGTCGCGCTCGAGCAGAGCACCGGCAGCCGTAGCGACGAGGAGCGCGGCGGACGGGTCGTCGCAACCTGGTCGCTGACCGATCTCGTCCCACTCACCTGA